The window GCTCAGACAAAGTCTTAGACAGATAGTACACAGTCTAAGACAAAtagacaaatatttaaaatattgtaagaCGTGGAACTGAGCAGTTTATATGCAAGAAATTTGCGTTAGTACGATTTTGTCTTATATTGCGCCAGCACATGCACACTCTCACCGTTTGTTATGTTACTAAATTCGATCGTTCATATCAATCAATaagagaaatatttacaattctCAGCATTTCATCAGTTAGGATAAACGGCACCAACGCTCACATCCAAAATTAGTGTGGTGCCCAACTGAATGGATGAGTGCGATTTGAAGGTGACGCTCACTTAGTATGACGACTCTAAtacttttaaagatatttaattttgagctTGGATTAAACAGAGTGTGAGCGTCGCTATGGTGCGAAACTGAGTTcactgttaaaataattacagtATTACCAGCTTTCACAACCTTGCAATATCAAATTACGTTTAATAATTGTAATGGGTGCATTATTCCACCTATTTATTGACACGAAATCAGCCTAAATATAGCCGCCATTAGCTGTTTTTTTTCGGCGGACTTAGTTTCACTAGTATCCaagtaaaaagtaaattctCTCTCTTCATCACGATGTCGTATTTCAAGCTATTCAGGCCGTCCTTATCGAACAATTTTTGACCCTTCCTCAAGACATCATATCTGAAACAAACAGGTATTAATAGTGTTCAAATTATTACAATATACTTACCTATTGGGATTGGGAGCGTCCTTTTTGTGTGTCAACATGGTATACCTGGCTATGGTAATAGGGTATCTTGAGATATAAAGATGATGGAACCTAATTCTATTAGACATATCATCATCCTCTCCGCCCCAACCCCAAAAGGAGTTCGAGAACCCATTGAGTAACTTGAAATGCTCAGTTGTGATTGCAGAAACTCCTCCAAAAATTGCTGGATAAGGCaacctgaaatattttaaaatcacaaCATAATTTATAAGTTAGCTTCTTATTACTTGTATTTAAGCATATCAACGGCTACACTCATATGCCTCGGTTGCAGAGGACACGAATATAAATTTCTATCGTCCTCAGGCAATAGATCTACGTCATGGAAGATGAAACAATCGAAATTTCTGATTTCTAAAGCTTCTTTGAATCCTATGTTCATGAGCATTGCcctaaaattcgatttaagaCCAATGGTTATATAGTATAGGGGATCCATTTCTGGAGCTCAACCATAGAGATCTTAAAAATCACGAAATGGGTTAAATTGGTGCAACATGACGTCATTTGAGGTTCGAGAATatgccgttttaaaatttgaaaaattccaatgaCTTTCgtatcttatttttttctcagtttATGTGGCGAGGAAATTCAATATCACTCACACTTCATCATTACAACTTTTCTTCTACAACGTAGCGATGCCATATTGGAAattcgacgtttcgattttcaatcACCATTATCGACTGTTCTTTTTTATGGacgccatcttggattttcccacgtttgaattcaattttttttgtgattacAACGATGTATCTCATTTCGGGGTTTAGTCTTGCAGTTTGGTGAAACTATCTGGGTTGCGGATGGTTGAACCCCGGAAATAGGCTCCCTGTGTGTCGCTTGGAACCGCACCTGTTGAACGGTCCATCTCCTTCCTGCTCTACAACGAATATGGTGTAGTCTAAGTGTTGTCTTTTTAAGAAAGGATGCATGTGTTGCAAAAATAGCAGCAAATGTTCTCCGCGGTATCGAAATGGTACTACTACAGCCACTTTTTTCTCTACTGTGCAATTCGAGGGAGACCAATGTCCGCCGGGCTGAAGCCACGAAAATCTACTTTCCAAAGTTTTTACAGAAGGCACGGGGTATTTTCGTATCGGCACTCGACCATCTAGAACAATTATGACAAGCTTATGcgtatataaaataattgaatcgATCGTCACTTGGATATATGACGCAATTACGGCTACCAATTAGAGATAGCTAAAATTCATGATGTCGCTGAAACTTACATAAATATTGTGATATGTCTGGACATAAAGGCTTAACCATATTCAGAGCTTCAGCCCTAATGCCTTCTTCATCTTGTAGTTTAGATCCGTTACcgttaatattttctttaatagttgTCGTTGTAACAAACAAACCGGATATATTGTACGTTGAAGTTATATTCTCAATAAAGAACGGAGGAACTGTCActatgtaatttaaatttgaaatctcTAGAGAAAAATTGTTCATCTTAGAGTAAAGAATTGGGTTCAGTGGGTGTGAATGCGGATTTGTGAGCAGTGATGTGGCGTTTTTAGCCGAGTTTTTGAATAACAACGCCTTAAGAAGAGGTCCATAGTTCATCTCAGACTTGTCTGGGTATTGAAAGGGCCTAAAAAGAAACAGAAG is drawn from Euwallacea fornicatus isolate EFF26 chromosome 7, ASM4011564v1, whole genome shotgun sequence and contains these coding sequences:
- the beta4GalNAcTA gene encoding beta-1,4-N-acetylgalactosaminyltransferase bre-4 isoform X1, translating into MPPCLLQSTPYKGLFILILVFVILEYLFSNVSDTGNGFLNASTPFQYPDKSEMNYGPLLKALLFKNSAKNATSLLTNPHSHPLNPILYSKMNNFSLEISNLNYIVTVPPFFIENITSTYNISGLFVTTTTIKENINGNGSKLQDEEGIRAEALNMVKPLCPDISQYLYGRVPIRKYPVPSVKTLESRFSWLQPGGHWSPSNCTVEKKVAVVVPFRYRGEHLLLFLQHMHPFLKRQHLDYTIFVVEQEGDGPFNRAMLMNIGFKEALEIRNFDCFIFHDVDLLPEDDRNLYSCPLQPRHMSVAVDMLKYKLPYPAIFGGVSAITTEHFKLLNGFSNSFWGWGGEDDDMSNRIRFHHLYISRYPITIARYTMLTHKKDAPNPNRYDVLRKGQKLFDKDGLNSLKYDIVMKRENLLFTWILVKLSPPKKNS
- the beta4GalNAcTA gene encoding beta-1,4-N-acetylgalactosaminyltransferase bre-4 isoform X2, which codes for MNYGPLLKALLFKNSAKNATSLLTNPHSHPLNPILYSKMNNFSLEISNLNYIVTVPPFFIENITSTYNISGLFVTTTTIKENINGNGSKLQDEEGIRAEALNMVKPLCPDISQYLYGRVPIRKYPVPSVKTLESRFSWLQPGGHWSPSNCTVEKKVAVVVPFRYRGEHLLLFLQHMHPFLKRQHLDYTIFVVEQEGDGPFNRAMLMNIGFKEALEIRNFDCFIFHDVDLLPEDDRNLYSCPLQPRHMSVAVDMLKYKLPYPAIFGGVSAITTEHFKLLNGFSNSFWGWGGEDDDMSNRIRFHHLYISRYPITIARYTMLTHKKDAPNPNRYDVLRKGQKLFDKDGLNSLKYDIVMKRENLLFTWILVKLSPPKKNS